One Sinobacterium caligoides genomic window carries:
- a CDS encoding MATE family efflux transporter, with the protein MTGSFTEGSINRQLIIMTASSVVGMLSMFSVAIVDMFFLSLLDDVDILAGVGFAGSLLFICGALGIGFSVSTGVLVSQAIGRGGKAEGAEYFSVVFAIAMALSAGVALLLWPNLDSLLTLLGASSGAKHQALLYMAIVLPSMPLATLGMVNSSGLRCAADPAWAMKLSLTASLINLILDPLLIFGLDLGLQGAAWATVGARVTSFLLGIWILSHRHQLLKVVNLALIRQHFRAFFRIAGPALVTNLATPVGGIVVMTYLAPFGSEAVAGSTLVGSLSPLLFAVFFSLSGAAGPIIGQNIGAKRFDRVGQVIRAGMQLISAYTLLTWALLAALCPLFIKLYGATGDSAIMIETFCYYQIPLASGLGFLALANTVFNNCGRPLWSTGFNVLRSTLATWLFCHFGATLLGAQGVVIGSSLTMLLFGLSALMLALRLLRRQQASLTQPEPGEQASC; encoded by the coding sequence ATGACCGGGTCTTTTACCGAAGGATCTATTAACCGCCAGCTTATCATCATGACCGCCTCATCGGTGGTCGGCATGCTCAGTATGTTTAGTGTCGCCATCGTCGACATGTTTTTTCTTAGCCTGCTCGATGATGTCGATATCTTGGCCGGTGTTGGCTTTGCCGGTAGCCTACTGTTTATCTGCGGCGCACTCGGCATCGGCTTCTCCGTTTCCACCGGCGTGCTTGTCTCGCAGGCGATCGGACGCGGCGGCAAGGCAGAGGGCGCCGAATATTTCTCCGTGGTGTTTGCCATCGCCATGGCACTATCAGCCGGCGTCGCGCTGCTACTATGGCCCAACTTAGACAGCTTACTGACGCTACTTGGCGCCTCCAGCGGCGCAAAACATCAGGCCTTGCTGTACATGGCGATCGTGCTGCCAAGTATGCCACTCGCCACCCTCGGTATGGTCAATAGTTCTGGCCTGCGCTGTGCCGCTGACCCCGCCTGGGCAATGAAGCTCTCGCTCACTGCCTCACTGATCAACCTAATACTCGACCCCCTATTGATCTTTGGCCTCGACCTTGGGCTGCAGGGCGCCGCCTGGGCGACCGTCGGTGCACGGGTCACCAGTTTCCTACTCGGCATCTGGATACTCAGCCACCGCCATCAACTGCTCAAAGTCGTCAACCTAGCCCTTATTCGGCAACACTTTCGGGCTTTTTTCCGCATTGCCGGCCCCGCCCTCGTCACCAACCTCGCTACCCCTGTCGGCGGCATTGTGGTCATGACTTACCTAGCGCCCTTTGGCAGCGAGGCCGTCGCGGGTAGCACCCTCGTCGGCAGTCTCTCACCGCTACTGTTCGCCGTGTTCTTCTCCCTCTCCGGTGCCGCCGGCCCCATAATCGGCCAAAATATTGGTGCCAAGCGCTTTGATCGTGTCGGGCAGGTTATCCGTGCCGGTATGCAGCTGATTAGCGCTTACACCCTGCTGACCTGGGCGCTATTAGCAGCCCTGTGCCCCCTCTTCATCAAGCTCTACGGCGCCACAGGCGACAGCGCGATCATGATCGAGACCTTCTGCTACTACCAGATACCGCTAGCCTCCGGCCTCGGCTTTCTCGCTCTCGCTAATACCGTCTTCAACAACTGCGGCCGACCGCTGTGGTCTACCGGCTTCAACGTCCTACGCTCGACGCTGGCAACCTGGTTATTCTGTCACTTCGGTGCCACCCTCCTCGGTGCCCAAGGCGTAGTTATCGGCTCATCGCTGACCATGCTGCTCTTCGGTCTCTCGGCACTGATGCTCGCCCTGAGACTGCTCCGCCGGCAGCAGGCCTCACTTACACAGCCTGAGCCAGGCGAGCAGGCCAGTTGTTAA
- a CDS encoding DUF3955 domain-containing protein, with protein sequence MNDKFITGSLYIGLLLVAAGVLFISFEEIFYRHIDQNGAIRESIFLPMGTASFVTGFIIIVVFIITKIIKFKK encoded by the coding sequence ATGAATGATAAATTTATTACTGGCTCGTTATATATCGGCCTATTACTCGTCGCCGCTGGCGTATTATTTATCAGCTTCGAGGAGATTTTCTATCGGCACATTGATCAAAACGGTGCCATACGCGAAAGTATTTTCCTGCCCATGGGAACGGCTAGCTTCGTCACCGGGTTTATCATTATCGTCGTTTTTATTATCACGAAGATAATAAAGTTTAAAAAATAA
- a CDS encoding helix-turn-helix domain-containing protein codes for MAQTNALVQTLKRALKAHGKTYADAAHVLGLTETSVKRLFSEQSFSLARLDQVCQMIGMEISDLVKMMEEQSSKLEQLTKEQEQEISKDVTLLLVAVCVLSRWTMPQIIDFYHIDEMECIQKLAYLDRLNIIELLPKNKIKLKVSPNFSWLENGPIQQFFQDKIAKEYFDTRFKNEGEQLVVLNGMLSKASNNEFQRKMKRLAKEFEELNQEDVGLPLEQRDGVTVLLAMRGWDYGLFKPMIK; via the coding sequence ATGGCTCAAACAAACGCGTTAGTGCAAACCCTCAAGCGTGCATTGAAAGCACACGGCAAAACCTATGCCGATGCCGCCCACGTACTTGGCTTAACCGAGACCAGCGTCAAACGGCTGTTCTCTGAGCAAAGCTTCTCTCTCGCTAGGCTCGATCAAGTCTGTCAGATGATCGGCATGGAGATCTCCGACCTTGTCAAAATGATGGAAGAGCAGTCCTCTAAGCTAGAGCAGCTCACCAAAGAACAGGAGCAAGAGATCAGCAAAGACGTCACGCTATTACTGGTTGCCGTCTGTGTACTCAGCCGTTGGACCATGCCCCAGATTATCGATTTTTATCATATTGATGAGATGGAATGCATTCAGAAACTGGCCTATCTCGACCGCTTAAATATTATTGAACTGCTCCCCAAAAACAAAATTAAGCTGAAAGTCTCGCCCAACTTTAGCTGGCTTGAAAACGGACCGATTCAACAGTTCTTCCAGGACAAGATTGCCAAAGAATACTTTGATACGCGCTTTAAAAACGAGGGCGAACAGCTAGTCGTGCTCAACGGTATGCTTTCCAAGGCTTCTAATAACGAATTTCAGAGAAAGATGAAGCGGCTGGCAAAGGAGTTTGAAGAACTCAATCAGGAAGATGTCGGCCTCCCCCTAGAGCAGCGCGACGGCGTTACCGTCTTACTGGCAATGCGGGGCTGGGATTACGGCCTGTTTAAACCGATGATCAAGTAA
- a CDS encoding PspA/IM30 family protein, producing MSIVKRLSTTLISRIDNLVGDIENHEALIKAAIDEQKKKIAAAKIQLRKIKVSETHTVERLEAEAERTLKWQQRALKEAEHDESKALLCLQRRQKGLEQQAKLREMVAEYRVTRERVAQDVAQCEGALKSLMQKHELMRARQSSVDAMSAINETGGADFDHLQASFDRWEIRLAQGEMGDRELDSIDLLEQEYRADENDQVLRLQLAELIQGQQSLSE from the coding sequence ATGTCAATCGTTAAACGCCTATCAACCACGCTTATTTCTCGCATCGATAACCTTGTTGGTGATATTGAAAATCATGAAGCGTTAATTAAAGCTGCGATCGATGAGCAAAAGAAGAAAATTGCTGCGGCGAAAATTCAACTGCGCAAGATCAAGGTGAGCGAAACGCATACGGTCGAGCGTTTAGAGGCAGAAGCTGAGCGTACGTTAAAGTGGCAGCAGCGTGCGTTGAAAGAGGCTGAGCATGATGAATCGAAGGCATTGCTCTGCTTGCAGCGCAGGCAAAAGGGGCTCGAGCAGCAGGCGAAACTCCGTGAGATGGTTGCGGAATATCGAGTCACCCGTGAAAGGGTTGCGCAAGATGTTGCCCAGTGTGAGGGTGCGCTAAAAAGCCTGATGCAAAAACATGAGTTGATGCGCGCGAGACAAAGCAGTGTCGATGCCATGTCGGCCATCAACGAGACCGGTGGCGCCGACTTTGATCACTTGCAGGCGAGCTTTGATCGCTGGGAGATACGTTTAGCGCAGGGAGAGATGGGCGATAGAGAGCTCGATAGTATTGACCTGTTAGAGCAAGAGTATCGTGCTGATGAGAATGATCAGGTATTAAGGCTGCAGCTAGCTGAGTTGATTCAGGGCCAGCAAAGTCTGTCAGAATAG
- a CDS encoding pseudouridine synthase translates to MRLDKRLCLSTTLDRDTAAAAIVQSRVTVAGVVVTEPRQQVHESQQVCLDGVAVVLRRARYFMLHKEAGSQCSNVDGVYPSVLNLLNDPRAFELHVAGRLDVDTTGLVLVTDDGRWTFNLTRPDKQCAKVYRVQLSRPLAADTASRFAAGLSLQGESQLTAPAQLQVLGSREALLTLTEGRFHQVKRMFAAVGNRVQQLHRQQIGDIVLDIKPGEWRPLTAAEIGNFAGDSDLDTQHAVATECCTPCVDGIRPQASTS, encoded by the coding sequence ATGCGTCTGGATAAACGACTCTGTCTCAGTACTACGCTCGACCGTGACACGGCAGCGGCGGCTATTGTGCAGTCTCGGGTCACGGTTGCGGGCGTCGTTGTGACTGAGCCACGTCAGCAGGTGCACGAGAGCCAGCAGGTCTGTCTTGATGGTGTCGCTGTTGTGTTACGTCGCGCTCGCTATTTTATGCTACATAAGGAGGCGGGTTCACAGTGCTCTAATGTCGATGGTGTCTACCCCTCGGTACTTAATTTACTTAACGATCCGCGGGCCTTTGAGTTGCATGTGGCGGGTCGGCTGGATGTCGATACCACCGGTTTGGTGCTGGTCACAGATGATGGGCGTTGGACGTTTAATCTCACTCGACCGGATAAGCAGTGTGCAAAAGTGTACCGGGTACAGCTCAGCCGTCCGTTGGCAGCAGATACCGCCAGTCGATTTGCTGCAGGGCTATCGTTACAGGGGGAGTCACAGCTAACGGCACCCGCTCAACTGCAGGTGCTCGGCTCACGCGAGGCGCTTTTGACTCTCACGGAGGGGCGTTTTCATCAAGTAAAGCGCATGTTTGCCGCGGTGGGTAATCGCGTGCAACAACTGCATCGACAGCAGATTGGTGACATTGTCTTGGATATTAAGCCGGGAGAATGGCGGCCACTAACGGCTGCAGAAATTGGTAACTTTGCGGGCGATAGTGATCTCGATACACAGCACGCCGTCGCAACAGAATGTTGTACACCATGCGTTGACGGCATACGGCCTCAAGCATCGACTAGCTAG
- a CDS encoding STAS/SEC14 domain-containing protein: protein MSIEKHGLSIGIERIEDELFLSLKAQGKLKHEDYAVITPMIESALAEVKETKVKVLFDGTELEGWELRAAWDDLKLGLKHGNSFDKIALYGNKNWQEMAMKVGNWFLSGEAKYFDNQDEAVAWLKA from the coding sequence ATGAGCATCGAAAAACACGGTTTATCTATTGGCATTGAGCGCATCGAAGATGAGCTCTTCCTCTCCCTAAAAGCCCAGGGAAAACTCAAACACGAAGATTACGCCGTTATTACCCCTATGATCGAGTCCGCCCTTGCCGAAGTGAAAGAGACAAAAGTGAAAGTGCTATTCGACGGCACTGAGCTCGAGGGGTGGGAGCTACGAGCAGCCTGGGATGATTTAAAGCTCGGTCTAAAACACGGCAATAGCTTTGACAAAATCGCCCTTTACGGCAATAAAAACTGGCAAGAGATGGCCATGAAGGTGGGCAACTGGTTTCTCTCCGGTGAGGCAAAATATTTCGACAACCAAGATGAAGCTGTCGCTTGGCTGAAAGCGTAA
- a CDS encoding DUF3955 domain-containing protein: MNNKSIGGTLYISLLLVGMGVLFICFEEIFYQRIDDNGVLHESLFLPLGAGTFTIGFVLLVVSIAIKLIKRKKKP, from the coding sequence ATGAACAACAAATCAATTGGCGGCACTTTATACATTAGCTTATTGCTCGTTGGCATGGGCGTATTATTTATCTGTTTTGAAGAGATTTTCTACCAGCGCATCGACGACAACGGCGTGCTGCATGAAAGTCTTTTCCTTCCACTGGGCGCAGGCACTTTTACCATAGGCTTTGTGCTACTAGTGGTTTCAATCGCTATCAAACTAATAAAACGTAAGAAAAAACCTTGA
- a CDS encoding sulfatase family protein yields the protein MLLLYIGNIVAINYWNDTISWSFLINNVSVLSKELQRFPVYVFAFLLIAIALLIKIYSKLLNLQTDFRRHFGILPIIPILLFLFYYSLYSIQENISSTLQGEPLFEFFNEKQKATITVKAPAAAAPNRIALQKEKNQPNIILIHGDALRADRLSAYGNTRKTTPFIDSLISEMGGVKIENSMSNCSETICGIASVTASRFSYNENTKNIFTILAENGYTNNFIGTGDLYHGRLDQYLNPITYNFLRADLNEKYYKHDDRFIIDTLSSYPPSSQHPQLFYLRMMSSHPLGDHRQKYKRYQPTPNSLFSMATWGKNILEAQINAHDNFASQFDGYVENIFSIMRAKGYLDNAVVVIFGDHGDAMGEHGYQGHYNSIYQEEIHVPIIIWASNNIDMKVNTNSFATLMDIPPTLLHHLKIAIPKSFLGQPLQIDNSEKIAYLDSKRKVAGVLYQSEEKIYKLFISKKDLHPLHLFELESDPGERSDVHKQKKEITKKLADLYSKFINPQLGSEAIQ from the coding sequence TTGCTACTACTTTACATCGGGAACATTGTCGCCATAAACTATTGGAACGATACGATAAGCTGGTCATTCCTAATAAACAATGTATCGGTACTCAGCAAAGAGCTGCAAAGATTCCCCGTATATGTCTTCGCATTTTTGCTGATCGCAATAGCGCTACTGATCAAGATTTACAGTAAATTATTAAACCTTCAAACGGACTTCAGACGTCACTTTGGAATACTACCAATCATACCAATACTCCTCTTCTTGTTTTATTATTCGCTTTACTCGATACAGGAAAACATATCTTCAACATTGCAAGGGGAGCCTTTATTTGAATTCTTCAACGAAAAACAAAAAGCTACAATAACAGTAAAAGCCCCCGCGGCAGCCGCCCCAAATAGAATAGCTTTACAAAAAGAAAAAAACCAACCAAACATAATCCTCATACACGGGGACGCATTGCGTGCAGATCGCTTAAGCGCCTATGGCAACACACGAAAAACAACTCCATTTATTGATAGTTTGATCTCAGAAATGGGCGGAGTAAAGATAGAAAACAGCATGTCTAATTGCAGCGAAACTATTTGCGGCATAGCATCAGTCACAGCCTCTAGATTTTCATATAATGAAAATACAAAAAACATATTCACTATATTGGCTGAGAATGGATATACAAACAACTTCATCGGAACAGGCGACCTATATCACGGTCGGCTAGATCAATACTTGAATCCAATTACTTATAACTTTTTAAGGGCTGATCTTAATGAAAAATATTACAAGCATGACGACAGATTCATTATCGACACATTATCATCATACCCCCCCTCATCGCAGCACCCACAACTATTCTACCTAAGAATGATGTCATCACACCCTCTGGGTGATCACAGACAAAAGTATAAACGCTATCAGCCTACACCTAACAGCTTATTCTCGATGGCGACTTGGGGTAAAAATATTTTAGAAGCCCAGATAAATGCTCACGACAATTTTGCCTCTCAGTTTGATGGGTACGTGGAGAATATATTTTCTATTATGAGGGCGAAGGGTTATCTTGACAATGCTGTAGTCGTGATTTTTGGTGATCACGGAGACGCAATGGGTGAACACGGTTATCAGGGGCACTATAACAGCATCTACCAGGAGGAAATTCACGTACCTATTATTATATGGGCTAGCAATAATATCGACATGAAAGTGAACACCAACTCCTTCGCCACATTGATGGACATACCACCAACACTATTACATCACTTAAAGATTGCAATACCTAAAAGCTTCCTGGGGCAACCATTACAAATAGATAATAGTGAAAAAATAGCCTATCTAGATAGTAAAAGAAAAGTTGCGGGGGTTTTATATCAGAGCGAAGAGAAAATATACAAGCTATTCATATCTAAAAAAGATCTACACCCACTACACCTATTTGAACTTGAATCTGATCCAGGCGAGCGCTCAGATGTACATAAACAAAAGAAAGAAATAACAAAAAAACTTGCTGATTTGTACAGTAAGTTTATTAACCCTCAACTAGGTAGTGAAGCCATACAATAA
- the puuE gene encoding allantoinase PuuE — translation MTYPRDLVGYGQHTPKDTWPNKARVAIQFVINYEEGGENCILHGDQASESFLSEIIGAPAMEGVRHMSMESIYEYGSRAGFWRLHRMFTERNMPATVFGVTTALEKHPEAVKAMQDAGWEIACHGFKWINYQYVDKDEERRQIDEAIRRHEKVTGERPQGWYTGRTSPNTRDLVYEAGDFLYDADSYADDLPYWVYDYKKPYLIVPYTLDSNDMRFAANQGFNSGDQFFSYLKDSFDVLYAEGATAPKMLSIGLHCRLVGRPGRAAALGRFLDYVQSHEDVWVTRRIDIAKHWHENHPPKPAE, via the coding sequence ATGACCTACCCCCGAGACCTCGTTGGTTATGGCCAGCATACCCCTAAAGATACTTGGCCCAACAAAGCAAGAGTTGCCATTCAATTTGTGATCAACTACGAAGAAGGTGGTGAGAACTGCATCTTGCATGGCGACCAGGCATCAGAGTCCTTCCTCTCTGAGATTATCGGGGCTCCCGCGATGGAAGGCGTGCGTCATATGAGCATGGAATCTATTTATGAATATGGTAGCCGCGCAGGGTTTTGGCGCTTACACCGCATGTTTACCGAGCGAAATATGCCCGCCACTGTGTTCGGCGTGACCACCGCACTCGAGAAGCACCCCGAGGCGGTCAAAGCGATGCAGGATGCCGGCTGGGAAATCGCCTGCCATGGTTTTAAATGGATCAACTATCAATACGTCGACAAAGATGAAGAGCGACGCCAAATTGACGAGGCGATACGCCGCCACGAGAAAGTGACCGGCGAGCGCCCACAGGGCTGGTACACCGGGCGTACGAGCCCCAATACACGTGATTTAGTCTACGAAGCGGGGGACTTCCTCTACGACGCAGATTCCTACGCCGACGACCTACCCTACTGGGTGTATGACTATAAGAAACCGTACTTAATTGTGCCCTATACACTCGACAGCAACGATATGCGCTTTGCGGCCAACCAAGGCTTTAACAGTGGTGACCAATTCTTCAGCTACTTAAAGGACAGCTTCGATGTGCTTTATGCGGAGGGGGCAACAGCGCCAAAAATGCTCAGCATTGGTCTACATTGCCGTTTGGTCGGCCGCCCAGGCCGCGCCGCCGCACTCGGCCGATTCCTCGATTATGTGCAGTCGCATGAAGATGTATGGGTAACACGACGTATCGATATCGCCAAACACTGGCATGAAAATCACCCACCAAAACCTGCTGAATAA
- a CDS encoding antibiotic biosynthesis monooxygenase family protein: MTYITDTPSPPYYAVIFTSLRTAGDHGYAAMADRMVDLALRQPGFIGVESAREDVGITVSYWSDIESIKQWKANVDHQQAQRLGHEKWYSSFKVRISKVERDYGV; the protein is encoded by the coding sequence ATGACTTACATAACCGATACACCAAGCCCGCCTTACTACGCCGTGATTTTTACCTCGCTTCGAACAGCAGGTGATCATGGTTACGCAGCAATGGCAGATCGAATGGTTGATCTAGCCTTAAGGCAACCTGGCTTTATCGGCGTGGAATCGGCTCGTGAAGATGTCGGGATAACCGTTTCATATTGGTCAGACATTGAATCAATTAAGCAATGGAAAGCCAATGTTGATCACCAGCAAGCCCAAAGACTAGGCCATGAAAAATGGTATTCCTCATTCAAAGTGAGAATATCTAAAGTAGAGCGTGACTATGGCGTTTAA